Part of the bacterium genome, TCCAGAATATTTAGTGAATGCTGATTCATTAGCCGTCAAATCGTGTGATTATTTCTCCGGTTTCTTTTTGCCGTGAAGTTAACTCTGAAAGTAACAGCCCGGCGATGACCACCGCCATGCCGGTCAGTTTAAGAGCATTGAACCTTTCTCCCAGCAGGAAGAAGGAAAACACCGCGGTGGAGACCGGAATGAAGTTGGTGAACAGATTTACCCGTGATATCCCGATGTTTCTGACCCCGATGGTGATGAACACGAATGCCAGGCTGGAGGGGAATACCGCCAGCAGGGCCAGCACCGAGATCACCCGGAAGTCCGGGGTGACGCCGCTGAAATGCCCCCAGTCGAAGAACAGGAACAGCGGCAGGAACAGGACCAGCCCGATGATGTTCTGGTATTTGACCACCGTCAGGGCCGAGTAGCGGTGGGAGACCTTCTTCAACAGCAGGCCGTAAAACACCCCGGAGAACACCGCCAGGAACATAAGTACAATGCCTTTGGCCGAGACCTCGACCCCGAAG contains:
- a CDS encoding DMT family transporter, whose protein sequence is PLVYIYTLSAMLFWGLSYVWVKIAYEYYQPLTVVFLRLALSTVFLWIIARFMAPGESIKKGDKRYFMLLAFFEPFCYFLAESFGLKYVSAAVGSIIIATIPVFTPLAAYFMLREKAGWGTLAGLAVSFLGVGLIVFNQGFGVEVSAKGIVLMFLAVFSGVFYGLLLKKVSHRYSALTVVKYQNIIGLVLFLPLFLFFDWGHFSGVTPDFRVISVLALLAVFPSSLAFVFITIGVRNIGISRVNLFTNFIPVSTAVFSFFLLGERFNALKLTGMAVVIAGLLLSELTSRQKETGEIITRFDG